The following proteins are encoded in a genomic region of Gammaproteobacteria bacterium:
- a CDS encoding MoxR family ATPase encodes MQNQLILKAIEEVSHKLFDKQKQIELAFACILANGHLLIEDKPGLGKTTLANAMAQVLGLSFRRIQFTSDMLPSDVLGVSIFQPNTSEFKFFQGPIFTRLLLADELNRGTPRTQSALLEAMAEKQVSVDGKTYPLEKPFFVIATQNPTDEAGTFPLPDSQLDRFTVSISLGYPSEQSERQLYSDQFASAFRAPLKKVVDEKHLLQVQEHIESLYAGDEVKDYLQQLVAKTRSHSLLVDGLSPRAGLAMFRLSQAIAFINGRDFVIPEDVKNAFTPVAQHRMRSRSVQKKVKNILSEILHETKIP; translated from the coding sequence TTGCAGAATCAACTGATACTCAAAGCGATTGAAGAGGTGAGTCACAAGTTATTTGATAAACAAAAACAGATAGAGTTAGCTTTTGCATGTATTCTTGCAAACGGGCATTTGCTTATTGAAGACAAACCAGGTTTAGGCAAAACCACTCTGGCGAATGCCATGGCTCAAGTATTGGGTTTAAGCTTCAGAAGAATTCAGTTTACCAGTGACATGCTTCCAAGTGATGTTTTGGGCGTTTCTATTTTCCAGCCGAACACGTCTGAGTTTAAGTTTTTTCAAGGACCAATTTTTACACGACTGTTGCTGGCTGATGAATTGAACCGCGGTACTCCAAGAACTCAGAGCGCTTTGTTGGAGGCAATGGCTGAGAAGCAGGTGAGTGTCGATGGCAAAACTTATCCACTGGAAAAACCATTTTTTGTGATTGCCACGCAAAATCCAACAGATGAAGCCGGAACATTTCCTTTACCGGATTCACAACTGGATCGTTTTACGGTCAGTATTTCACTCGGTTATCCTTCTGAACAATCTGAAAGACAGCTCTATTCGGATCAGTTTGCTTCCGCTTTTAGAGCACCTTTGAAAAAAGTGGTTGATGAGAAACATCTTCTCCAGGTCCAGGAACATATTGAGTCGCTTTATGCCGGAGATGAAGTTAAAGATTATCTTCAACAATTGGTTGCCAAAACTCGAAGCCACAGTCTTTTGGTTGATGGTTTGTCACCAAGAGCCGGGCTGGCAATGTTTCGATTGTCTCAGGCAATCGCTTTTATCAATGGTCGTGATTTTGTGATTCCAGAGGATGTGAAAAATGCCTTCACGCCGGTCGCTCAGCATAGGATGAGAAGTCGTTCAGTTCAGAAAAAAGTGAAGAATATCTTATCGGAAATTCTGCATGAAACAAAAATCCCGTAA
- a CDS encoding DUF3488 and transglutaminase-like domain-containing protein, translating to MKLTKAEIYSLSSKQIFWILLSVVISTLPHIPRLPIWFPILLLMAVTIRWLTVRRRVRPLPGFVVAFMTVFLTLVIVYVHGIGLNRELSVTILAVMTVLKVLETWRKRDAWMVVTLCYFVILTRFFYSQDILLILYLLASVLVITHTLFVLQHNDDGKYFLKSEIKQTGSLMLAGIPLAALFFLFFPRLGSPIWGSPDFFGSGKTGISEEMSPGSISQLFSDDSTAFRVVFDSEIPEMSQLYWRGPVLWDFDGMTWSRNKKVSSVKRDLKKPNDLPIVHYEVELEPTGQKYLFALDYIVDFPSKADLKADSQLMTELDINQLRHYQASSVIQPFNSYETLSRADFERLLDLPTGYNSKTQQLVQTWKSSTKSPLELIQKILQWFAEDEFYYSYTPPLLQGDTVDQFLFETKSGFCEHYASAFTYMMRAAGVPARIVTGYQGGTVNEEYLQVKQSDAHAWSEVWIHGKGWMRVDPTAAVSPLRVERGSQALISENSRSWHDTEWYRKLGEKYDRVRHKWNKWIREYNALKQKALFQIIGFEKQDAKAIVIVLGSIMLATTVLVMLFLYLTRPKQKLSQYDKVLNQFIKLFAKDGLTKLNYQGVIEYSELIKKQYPQLKDEIDKFISLYIKLRFSKSPKKIQKADSQLQNYLKAIRQKMINVKKQVD from the coding sequence ATGAAACTGACTAAAGCAGAAATTTACAGTTTGAGTTCCAAACAGATATTCTGGATATTGTTGTCGGTTGTTATTTCCACGTTACCTCATATTCCGCGGCTTCCAATCTGGTTTCCGATTTTGTTATTGATGGCTGTAACCATTCGTTGGTTAACAGTACGAAGAAGGGTTCGTCCATTGCCCGGTTTTGTCGTTGCTTTTATGACGGTGTTTCTGACATTGGTCATTGTTTATGTGCATGGAATCGGTCTGAATCGGGAGCTAAGTGTCACGATTTTAGCTGTTATGACGGTCTTAAAAGTCCTCGAAACCTGGCGAAAACGTGATGCCTGGATGGTAGTGACTCTGTGTTACTTTGTAATTCTGACGCGTTTTTTCTATAGCCAGGATATTTTGCTGATTCTCTATTTGCTTGCTTCGGTTCTGGTGATAACCCACACATTATTTGTTTTACAACATAATGATGATGGCAAATACTTCCTCAAATCAGAGATTAAACAAACCGGTAGTTTAATGCTGGCAGGAATACCTTTGGCGGCATTGTTTTTTCTATTCTTTCCTCGGTTGGGCAGTCCGATTTGGGGTTCTCCTGACTTTTTTGGAAGCGGTAAAACAGGCATTAGTGAAGAAATGTCACCGGGTAGTATTTCTCAATTGTTTAGTGATGATTCAACAGCTTTCAGGGTTGTATTTGATAGCGAAATTCCTGAAATGTCGCAGTTATACTGGCGAGGACCGGTGCTGTGGGATTTTGATGGAATGACCTGGAGCCGAAATAAAAAGGTAAGTTCTGTTAAAAGAGATTTGAAAAAACCAAACGACCTTCCAATCGTTCATTATGAAGTCGAACTGGAACCAACCGGTCAAAAATATCTTTTTGCTTTGGATTATATTGTCGATTTTCCCTCAAAAGCGGACTTGAAAGCAGATTCACAACTAATGACCGAACTCGATATCAATCAATTGCGACATTATCAAGCCAGTTCTGTGATACAGCCATTTAATTCCTATGAAACATTATCAAGAGCGGATTTTGAAAGATTATTAGATTTGCCAACCGGTTACAACTCCAAAACCCAACAACTGGTTCAAACGTGGAAATCATCCACAAAATCACCTCTTGAGTTGATTCAAAAAATACTTCAATGGTTTGCTGAAGATGAATTTTATTACAGTTACACTCCGCCGTTATTACAGGGAGATACCGTTGATCAGTTTTTGTTTGAAACCAAAAGTGGTTTCTGTGAGCATTATGCATCGGCTTTCACTTATATGATGCGTGCAGCCGGTGTACCTGCCCGAATTGTCACCGGTTATCAAGGCGGAACTGTAAACGAAGAATATTTACAAGTCAAACAGTCTGATGCTCATGCCTGGTCTGAGGTCTGGATTCACGGAAAAGGCTGGATGAGAGTTGATCCAACGGCGGCAGTTTCACCTTTGAGAGTGGAGCGAGGTTCGCAAGCATTAATCTCTGAAAACTCCCGCAGTTGGCATGATACAGAGTGGTATAGAAAACTAGGTGAAAAGTATGATCGTGTGCGCCACAAATGGAATAAGTGGATTCGGGAATATAATGCTTTGAAACAAAAAGCATTATTTCAAATTATTGGATTCGAGAAACAAGATGCTAAAGCGATTGTGATTGTATTAGGAAGCATCATGCTGGCTACAACTGTTTTGGTTATGCTGTTTTTATATTTGACACGACCCAAACAAAAACTGAGTCAATATGATAAAGTTCTCAATCAATTCATAAAATTATTTGCCAAAGACGGCTTAACGAAACTCAATTATCAAGGAGTGATTGAGTATTCCGAATTGATAAAAAAACAATATCCTCAGCTGAAAGATGAAATTGATAAATTCATCAGTTTATATATCAAACTCAGATTTTCAAAATCTCCCAAAAAAATACAAAAAGCAGATTCACAACTTCAAAATTATCTGAAAGCTATCCGCCAGAAAATGATTAATGTCAAAAAACAGGTTGATTAG
- a CDS encoding B12-binding domain-containing radical SAM protein, which yields MEYILNPEIIILQKDGQFITDSLSSIDKKYRMESVDLIILNNFITPCTIKKSVDSFVSGLQFIDVYTQQEDIRFAENKIRGYIEHSILVNANTTGDYLTNCKDIKKINSLPVTDSKCSVEKKYKLSNNFALLVSEQGFLISLSHQEEYYQLPLEYLLVLSSVVGRKTMNEVISELGIIKKEDVEKIFYQLAEKKLIIEEVKHPFLSLQTTSQIKQENQVSQKQSWKDLESDNRIPVYFVPHMENHYPLALGLLHSSLSHYDGGRLQKIFNFIPISYFTPEVLLNQVYRKFGKGIWLFSNYMWSIDLNLKISKLVKNHNPENITIHGGPSTPNYLQASRDFMNKNNSVDISVHNEGEVTICEVLDSILINHNRLEFDNEKLSGVQGITYRHPNQDGEYIKTANRERMAEPDQIPSPYIEGTFDGYDGRVDAAIVESNRGCPFGCTFCDWGSAISQKVRKYDLERVKNEIRWIAEKSTKILWIADANFGMYDRDIELASFIVEMKKKHGFPQEVVVNYTKNSTWRLAEIIKIFTEGQIVSQGIISIQTTDEKTLEVINRKNIKTEKYDELAQVFSDLNLPLSTDLMIGLPGITVQAFKNDLQRYMDLDVSVKAYPTQLLPNSPMANPEYLEKYQIKTDENDFIISSFSFSEDELKLMKQLNRYYMIADGYSVLRYVMRYLQWEYQVKAIDFLHDLLMEINSNTEELPFTSWVFRYFDTAKFIPVGWYRFYAEISEYIVKTYPQVNTQELSEIIKLNQSCMPVDSCDYPLSIELKYDCENYFKHNLSVTDDERKKLYEFGNATFSIDDPGLMAHINYESLQYDSHQYFWELDSSISRAKSKV from the coding sequence TTGGAATACATTCTCAATCCTGAAATAATCATTTTACAAAAAGATGGTCAGTTTATTACTGACTCTTTGAGTTCAATTGATAAAAAATACCGAATGGAGTCGGTAGATTTGATTATTTTAAACAACTTTATAACTCCTTGTACAATAAAGAAGTCCGTTGATAGTTTTGTCAGTGGACTTCAATTTATAGATGTTTATACACAACAAGAAGATATACGGTTTGCAGAAAATAAAATCAGGGGTTACATTGAGCACTCTATATTAGTCAATGCAAATACTACCGGCGACTATTTAACGAATTGTAAAGATATAAAAAAAATTAATAGTTTGCCAGTAACTGATTCTAAATGTTCTGTAGAAAAGAAATACAAACTCAGCAATAATTTTGCTCTTCTTGTCTCTGAACAAGGCTTTCTGATTAGTCTTTCTCATCAAGAAGAATATTATCAGTTACCGTTAGAATATTTATTGGTTTTATCTTCTGTGGTTGGAAGAAAAACAATGAATGAAGTGATATCCGAATTAGGTATTATCAAAAAAGAAGATGTAGAGAAAATCTTTTACCAATTGGCAGAAAAGAAATTAATTATTGAAGAAGTAAAACACCCATTTCTTTCTCTGCAGACGACCAGTCAAATTAAACAGGAAAATCAAGTTTCTCAAAAGCAAAGCTGGAAGGACTTAGAATCTGATAACAGGATCCCTGTCTATTTTGTTCCACACATGGAAAATCATTATCCTTTGGCATTAGGGCTTTTGCACAGCTCTCTAAGTCACTATGATGGTGGAAGACTTCAAAAAATATTCAATTTCATTCCAATTTCGTATTTCACACCTGAAGTACTGCTCAATCAGGTTTATAGAAAATTTGGTAAAGGGATATGGTTATTTTCCAACTATATGTGGTCAATTGATTTGAATTTGAAAATATCAAAATTAGTTAAAAATCACAATCCGGAAAACATAACAATTCATGGCGGACCGAGTACTCCCAATTACTTACAAGCCAGCAGGGATTTTATGAACAAAAATAATTCAGTTGATATTTCTGTTCATAATGAGGGCGAAGTTACAATTTGTGAGGTTTTAGATAGTATTTTGATAAATCATAATCGGTTGGAGTTCGATAATGAAAAGCTCAGTGGAGTACAGGGCATCACCTATCGCCATCCGAATCAAGATGGAGAATATATTAAAACTGCTAACAGAGAGAGAATGGCTGAACCTGACCAAATTCCATCCCCTTACATTGAGGGTACATTTGATGGCTATGACGGACGGGTTGATGCAGCGATTGTGGAATCAAATCGCGGATGCCCTTTTGGATGTACATTTTGTGATTGGGGTTCGGCTATCAGTCAAAAAGTCAGAAAATACGATTTAGAGCGAGTAAAAAACGAAATACGTTGGATAGCTGAAAAATCGACAAAGATTTTATGGATAGCCGATGCCAATTTCGGTATGTATGACCGAGATATTGAATTGGCTTCCTTTATTGTTGAAATGAAGAAAAAGCATGGTTTTCCTCAAGAAGTGGTTGTTAACTATACAAAAAATTCCACCTGGAGGCTGGCAGAAATTATTAAAATATTTACAGAAGGTCAAATTGTCAGTCAGGGTATCATATCAATACAAACTACAGATGAAAAAACTCTAGAAGTTATCAACAGGAAAAACATCAAAACTGAAAAATATGATGAACTGGCTCAAGTATTCTCTGATTTGAATCTGCCATTATCAACAGACTTAATGATAGGGCTGCCGGGAATTACTGTTCAGGCATTTAAAAATGACTTGCAAAGATATATGGATTTGGATGTGTCGGTCAAAGCCTATCCAACTCAGTTATTACCGAATAGCCCCATGGCAAATCCGGAATATTTGGAAAAGTATCAGATTAAAACTGATGAAAATGATTTCATCATATCGTCTTTCAGTTTCAGTGAAGACGAACTCAAGCTGATGAAGCAACTGAATCGTTACTACATGATTGCTGATGGATACTCTGTATTGAGATATGTCATGAGATATTTGCAATGGGAGTATCAAGTTAAGGCAATAGATTTTTTACACGATTTATTGATGGAAATAAACTCCAATACTGAAGAACTTCCGTTTACGAGTTGGGTGTTTCGGTATTTTGATACAGCAAAATTCATTCCGGTGGGTTGGTATCGGTTTTATGCTGAAATTAGTGAGTATATCGTGAAAACTTATCCTCAAGTGAATACTCAAGAATTATCCGAAATCATAAAATTAAATCAGTCCTGTATGCCTGTTGATAGTTGTGATTATCCTCTGTCAATCGAGTTGAAATATGATTGTGAGAATTATTTTAAACACAATTTGTCGGTAACAGATGATGAACGTAAGAAACTTTATGAGTTTGGTAATGCCACATTTAGTATAGATGATCCCGGATTGATGGCTCATATCAATTATGAATCTTTACAATATGACTCCCATCAGTACTTTTGGGAGCTAGATTCCTCAATATCTCGCGCAAAATCAAAAGTGTAG
- a CDS encoding TonB-dependent receptor yields MNKTILSLLLTSSSLAFTQTLTDKEELDNIEVIGHENNQQNIVKLLPENAQSIIDTPEVLKKIPGANVNRNGPLSGIAQYRGLFGNRVNVQIDNITMQESCSNSMDTAMSHIPASMVDAVVLKRGISPVSSAIESIGGSISVIAKENINQSEAFQLHGDVSSGFSTVNSGKKTSVLLSGTSEFHNIYLGFDSESGDSFKFPNGKNYSTEYNRDFYMFGYNFKSDNQELKLKLNYNDTGNTGTPSLPMDIVYAEGGVISLEHALRVNDSLSLNSQFSHQNTDHLMNNYLFRSTTDKKDSLTQVNNNSYSLTANSNQAFGNLTFGLEGDFTAHQATITNPDNPMFSITNFDTRKYRHSAFAELEKKLSEKIQMTTGLRYTFVDMSAADVYSSVSMMQNSMGNLHRALQDRFNNLDRNINDNNLDLAITFEQKINDDLSLEYGFARKTRSPSYQERYLWLPLEATAGMADGLQYFGNLNLKPEKANQLELGLNFSNDKLSFSPHVFYHDISDYIQGTPTTSSPTPPNTLTFNNVNAELYGADMEFSYKFNSSLTLNNVTSYVRGKRKDIDDNLYRIAPLNTRIELVYANSNWSLSSEIVAYQSQENISSTNKEKTTPGYGLLNLASNIKLTDSANIAFGMNNVFNKQYYNHLNGYNRNNLNTDVGFDASNLQAYRLPGEGRNIYFNLYLHW; encoded by the coding sequence ATGAATAAAACCATATTGTCGTTACTTCTAACTTCATCATCACTTGCTTTCACACAAACCTTAACTGACAAAGAAGAGTTAGATAATATCGAAGTTATCGGACATGAAAACAACCAACAGAATATTGTCAAATTACTTCCGGAAAATGCTCAAAGCATCATCGACACGCCTGAAGTTCTGAAAAAAATTCCCGGAGCGAATGTCAATAGAAATGGTCCTCTATCCGGCATCGCCCAATATCGCGGTTTATTCGGTAACCGCGTCAATGTTCAAATTGATAACATCACCATGCAAGAATCTTGCTCAAACTCAATGGATACTGCAATGAGCCATATTCCCGCTTCGATGGTTGATGCGGTGGTTTTAAAACGTGGAATTTCTCCGGTTAGTTCCGCTATCGAATCCATCGGAGGAAGTATTAGCGTTATCGCCAAAGAAAATATCAATCAGTCAGAAGCATTTCAATTGCATGGTGATGTCAGTTCAGGGTTTTCAACGGTTAACTCTGGCAAAAAAACATCAGTCCTTTTATCAGGCACATCTGAATTCCATAATATCTATCTCGGTTTTGATAGTGAAAGCGGTGACAGTTTTAAATTTCCGAACGGTAAAAATTACAGTACAGAATATAACCGCGATTTCTATATGTTTGGCTACAACTTCAAATCTGATAATCAGGAACTCAAACTAAAACTCAACTATAACGATACCGGCAATACAGGAACGCCTTCATTACCAATGGACATTGTTTATGCTGAAGGTGGCGTAATTAGTTTGGAACATGCGTTAAGAGTTAATGATAGTTTATCTCTGAATTCGCAGTTCTCTCATCAAAATACCGACCATTTGATGAACAATTATTTGTTTCGCTCCACTACAGATAAAAAAGACTCACTCACTCAAGTGAACAACAATAGCTACTCACTAACAGCAAATTCCAATCAAGCTTTTGGGAATTTGACATTTGGACTTGAGGGAGATTTCACAGCTCATCAAGCTACAATTACAAATCCTGATAATCCTATGTTTAGTATTACCAATTTTGATACACGGAAATACAGGCACAGCGCATTTGCTGAACTTGAAAAGAAACTATCCGAAAAAATTCAAATGACAACCGGCTTGAGATACACTTTTGTGGATATGAGTGCTGCTGATGTGTATTCTTCCGTTTCCATGATGCAAAACTCTATGGGCAATTTGCATAGAGCCTTACAAGACAGATTCAATAATTTAGATAGAAATATCAACGATAACAATCTGGATTTAGCCATCACTTTTGAGCAAAAGATTAATGATGACCTCTCTTTAGAATATGGTTTCGCGCGAAAAACTCGTTCTCCAAGTTATCAGGAACGCTATTTGTGGTTGCCTTTAGAAGCCACAGCAGGAATGGCAGATGGTTTGCAATATTTCGGAAATTTAAACCTCAAACCCGAGAAAGCCAACCAACTTGAGCTGGGTTTAAACTTCAGCAATGACAAACTGAGTTTCTCGCCACATGTTTTTTATCATGATATCAGCGACTACATTCAAGGAACACCGACAACCAGCTCACCGACTCCACCAAATACTTTGACATTCAACAATGTGAATGCGGAACTTTACGGTGCAGATATGGAGTTCAGTTACAAATTCAACTCCAGTCTCACTTTGAATAACGTCACATCCTATGTTCGCGGAAAACGCAAAGATATTGACGATAACCTTTATCGAATTGCACCTTTGAACACCCGAATTGAGCTGGTTTATGCCAATTCCAACTGGAGTCTATCTTCTGAGATTGTCGCTTATCAGTCTCAGGAAAATATTTCATCAACTAATAAGGAAAAAACAACTCCCGGTTATGGTTTGCTGAATTTAGCATCGAATATTAAACTCACTGATTCCGCAAATATCGCTTTTGGCATGAATAATGTTTTTAATAAACAATATTACAACCACCTGAATGGTTATAACCGCAACAATCTGAATACAGATGTCGGTTTTGATGCTTCAAATTTACAAGCCTACAGATTACCGGGAGAAGGCAGAAATATTTATTTCAATCTCTATCTGCATTGGTAA
- a CDS encoding response regulator, which yields MSEIANILIVDNSKLARALTKKTVQKIKPESEIFLADNVAQAKEIITDNSIDMLITSLLLSDGDGVEICKFVRANQHYIPVLVISGDVDHRVQQRHMDADVTDYLDKSKGQSGLEFFIKGILAPEENVKGHVLYIEDSRVVAHATKKNLANHELSCDHVLSITDAIELLENKEHAITKYDVILSDYYLKDNETAQWLIEYVREILQINKIELPMVVMTGDENEKNQKKILKSGANDLVLKPVDNEILIKKVQFQIRFKQFQMNSAKS from the coding sequence ATGTCCGAAATTGCAAATATACTTATCGTTGATAACTCAAAATTAGCACGAGCCCTAACCAAAAAAACAGTTCAAAAAATTAAACCTGAAAGTGAAATTTTTTTAGCTGACAATGTGGCTCAAGCTAAAGAGATTATTACCGATAACTCGATTGACATGCTCATTACATCTTTGCTCTTATCTGATGGTGATGGCGTGGAAATTTGTAAATTTGTTCGTGCCAATCAGCATTATATTCCTGTTCTTGTTATCTCCGGAGATGTTGACCACCGGGTTCAACAAAGACACATGGATGCCGATGTGACTGATTATTTAGATAAGTCTAAAGGTCAAAGTGGTCTGGAATTTTTTATTAAAGGGATTCTTGCACCGGAAGAAAATGTCAAAGGTCATGTTTTGTATATCGAAGATTCCAGAGTTGTTGCCCATGCAACTAAGAAAAATCTCGCAAATCACGAGCTGTCATGTGATCATGTTTTGTCAATTACGGATGCCATCGAATTATTGGAAAATAAAGAACATGCGATTACTAAATATGATGTGATTCTTTCCGATTATTATTTGAAAGATAATGAAACGGCTCAATGGCTGATTGAGTATGTGCGTGAGATTTTACAGATCAATAAAATTGAACTTCCAATGGTCGTGATGACAGGCGACGAGAACGAAAAAAATCAAAAGAAAATCCTCAAATCCGGTGCTAATGATTTAGTTCTAAAACCGGTTGATAACGAAATTCTTATAAAAAAAGTCCAGTTCCAGATTCGTTTCAAACAGTTTCAAATGAATTCAGCAAAATCTTAG
- a CDS encoding DUF58 domain-containing protein, which produces MKQKSRNSESFKDRLFAKFAPNLVLHKSPETLPLNLNWRRIFVLPTKPGIFFGFVTFLMLIASLNFNNNLGLMMTFLLFGIAQVALYRTFLNLKSLTIHHVEAQPVFAGEVAIFKLHLKTTETKFDIGTKNKSYENSVLEVIPDQLSSIKHRLRSQKRGWLQCDKVKIYSSFPFGIFYAWVWVNIGEKCLVYPIPEVNPPPLPQNAGDEGDASKITHGDDFHGLKPFQSGDSLRLIAWKRTAQTGELISREFQQHQGDKLLLDYSTVPLSDMEMKLSRLTAWVLKAQKLQLDYCLKLPGFDSGFGYSNEHYLKCLKALALFGLENETD; this is translated from the coding sequence ATGAAACAAAAATCCCGTAATTCAGAGTCATTTAAAGACCGGCTATTTGCCAAATTTGCTCCGAATCTGGTTTTGCATAAAAGTCCCGAAACTTTGCCTCTGAACTTAAATTGGAGAAGAATTTTTGTATTACCGACAAAGCCCGGAATATTCTTTGGATTTGTTACTTTTTTGATGCTGATTGCCAGTCTGAATTTTAATAATAATCTGGGTTTAATGATGACATTCTTGCTGTTTGGAATTGCTCAGGTTGCACTTTACAGAACTTTTTTAAATTTGAAGAGTTTGACAATTCATCATGTTGAGGCTCAGCCGGTTTTTGCCGGTGAAGTAGCAATATTTAAATTACACTTAAAAACAACTGAAACAAAATTTGATATTGGCACAAAGAATAAGAGCTATGAAAATAGCGTGTTGGAGGTGATACCTGATCAACTCAGTAGTATTAAACACCGGCTGAGATCACAGAAACGAGGGTGGTTGCAATGTGATAAGGTTAAAATTTACAGCTCTTTTCCGTTTGGAATTTTTTACGCCTGGGTTTGGGTGAATATTGGTGAGAAATGTTTGGTTTATCCAATTCCGGAGGTGAATCCTCCACCGCTTCCACAAAATGCCGGAGATGAAGGAGATGCCTCCAAAATAACTCACGGTGATGATTTTCATGGTTTAAAACCTTTTCAGTCAGGAGATTCTTTGCGGTTGATTGCATGGAAAAGAACGGCTCAAACCGGAGAGTTGATTAGTCGTGAGTTTCAGCAACATCAGGGCGATAAATTGCTATTGGACTATTCAACTGTTCCATTGTCAGATATGGAAATGAAACTTTCCCGATTGACAGCTTGGGTTTTGAAGGCTCAAAAATTGCAATTGGATTATTGCTTGAAATTACCGGGGTTTGACTCTGGCTTTGGATATTCTAATGAACATTATCTGAAATGCTTAAAAGCGTTGGCATTATTTGGACTGGAAAATGAAACTGACTAA
- the ung gene encoding uracil-DNA glycosylase — protein MAEVKLHPSWLNVLKDEFELPYMKNLKSFLLTQKQQGKVIYPKGENIFNALNSTPLEKVKVVIIGQDPYHGPNQAHGLCFSVNKGIAIPPSLKNIYKELHDDIGFQVPNHGNLQSWANQGVLLLNSVLTVNQSMAGSHQNKGWETFTDKIISELNQHHTHIVYMLWGSYAHKKGASINPNENLILKTVHPSPLSAHRGFFGCQHFSKCNKYLIENGIQPIDWKIKNI, from the coding sequence ATGGCTGAAGTCAAACTCCATCCCAGCTGGCTGAATGTCCTAAAGGATGAGTTTGAACTCCCTTATATGAAAAATTTGAAATCCTTTTTGTTAACTCAAAAACAACAAGGTAAGGTTATTTATCCTAAAGGCGAAAATATTTTCAATGCTTTGAACTCTACACCGCTGGAAAAAGTGAAAGTAGTTATTATCGGTCAAGATCCCTATCATGGTCCGAATCAGGCACACGGATTGTGTTTTTCAGTGAATAAAGGAATTGCTATCCCACCTTCTTTGAAGAATATTTACAAAGAACTTCATGATGATATTGGTTTTCAAGTTCCAAACCATGGGAATTTACAGAGCTGGGCGAATCAGGGAGTTTTGTTGCTAAATAGTGTTCTTACTGTTAATCAAAGTATGGCAGGAAGTCATCAAAACAAAGGCTGGGAAACTTTTACCGATAAAATTATTTCAGAACTCAATCAGCATCATACACACATTGTTTACATGTTATGGGGATCTTATGCTCATAAAAAAGGAGCTTCAATTAACCCTAATGAAAACCTAATTTTGAAAACAGTCCATCCAAGTCCGCTTTCAGCTCATCGAGGATTCTTTGGATGCCAGCATTTTTCCAAATGTAATAAATATCTTATCGAAAATGGAATCCAACCTATTGATTGGAAAATCAAAAACATATAA